From Alosa sapidissima isolate fAloSap1 chromosome 7, fAloSap1.pri, whole genome shotgun sequence, the proteins below share one genomic window:
- the si:dkey-96f10.1 gene encoding 6-phosphofructo-2-kinase/fructose-2,6-bisphosphatase isoform X1 — MSLKHTELTQNPLQKIWVPWMSSKLNRRRGSSVPQFTNSPTMIVMVGLPARGKTYISKKLTRYLNWIGVPTKVFNVGQYRRDAVRTYKNFEFFRPDNEEAMKIRRACALSALKDVGTYFMLEHGQVAVFDATNTTRERREVILSYAKDNGYKVFFIESICDDPEIIAENIKQVKLSSPDYTDCDKEEAVADFLKRIECYKVTYVPLDDDKDSHLSYIKIFNVGSRYLVNRVQDHIQSRIVYYLMNIHVTPRTIYLCRHGESELNLLGRIGGDSGLSRNGSKFAAALGRYIKSQNIPDLKVWTSHMKRTIQTAEALGVPYEQWKALNEIDAGVCEELTYEEIQANYPEEFALRDQDKYRYRYPKGESYEDLVQRLEPVIMELERQENVLVTCHQAVMRCLLAYFLDKSAEELPYLKCPLHTVLKLTPVAYGCKVESVFLNVEAVNTHRGRPAGDEPMCSLVSPYRHTRAKPMASPTPTRAPRLQDLGVTSLSLQNVDIDREPEEALVTVPDHI; from the exons atgtccctcaaacacacagagcTGACACAGAATCCGCTGCAGAAGATATGGGTGCCTTGGATGAGCAGCAAGCTGAACCGCCGGAGGGGGT cctcGGTGCCGCAGTTCACAAACTCGCCCACTATGATCGTGATGGTGGGTCTTCCTGCCAGAGGGAAGACCTACATCTCCAAGAAGCTCACACGCTACCTCAACTGGATAGGGGTCCCCACCAAGG TGTTCAATGTGGGTCAGTATCGGAGGGATGCAGTACGAACTTACAAAAACTTTGAGTTTTTCCGTCCTGACAATGAAGAGGCCATGAAGATTCGCAG agCATGTGCTCTTTCTGCTCTGAAGGATGTTGGGACTTATTTCATGCTGGAGCATGGACAGGTGGCG GTGTTTgatgccaccaacaccactcgGGAAAGAAGGGAGGTCATTCTCAGCTATGCCAAAGACAATGGGTACAAG GTCTTCTTCATAGAGTCTATTTGTGATGATCCTGAAATCATCGCTGAGAACATCAAG CAAGTGAAGCTCAGCAGCCCAGATTATACCGACTGTGACAAGGAGGAGGCGGTGGCTGACTTCCTGAAGAGGATCGAGTGCTACAAAGTCACCTACGTCCCCCTGGACGACgacaaagacag TCACCTGTCCTATATAAAGATCTTTAACGTGGGATCTCGGTACCTGGTCAACCGGGTGCAGGACCACATCCAGAGCCGGATTGTGTACTACCTTATGAACATCCACGTCACACCGCGCACCATCTACTTGTGTCGCCACGGTGAGAGCGAGCTCAACCTCCTGGGCCGGATTGGTGGGGACTCGGGGCTGTCTCGGAATGGTAGCAAG TTTGCTGCTGCCCTTGGGAGGTATATCAAAAGTCAGAACATCCCAGACCTGAAGGTTTGGACGAGTCACATGAAACGCACCATTCAGACAGCAGAGGCCCTGGGTGTTCCCTATGAGCAGTGGAAAGCGCTCAATGAAATAGATGCG GGCGTGTGTGAGGAGCTGACCTATGAGGAGATCCAGGCGAACTACCCCGAGGAATTTGCCCTGAGGGACCAGGACAAGTACCGCTACCGCTACCCcaagggagag TCATATGAGGACTTGGTGCAACGGCTGGAGCCGGTCATCATGGAGCTGGAGCGGCAGGAGAACGTGCTGGTGACCTGCCATCAGGCCGTCATGCGCTGCCTGCTCGCTTACTTCCTCGATAAGAGCGCAG AGGAGCTGCCCTACCTGAAGTGTCCCCTACACACAGTCCTGAAGCTCACACCAGTCGCTTACG GGTGTAAGGTGGAGTCTGTGTTTCTGAACGTGGAGGCTGTGAACACCCATAGAGGCAGGCCTGCG GGCGATGAGCCCATGTGCTCCCTCGTGTCCCCCTACCGCCACACTCGGGCCAAGCCCATGGCaagccccacccccaccagaGCCCCGCGCCTGCAGGACCTGGGGGTCACCAGTCTAAGTCTGCAG AACGTGGACATCGACAGAGAGCCCGAGGAGGCACTTGTGACCGTTCCAGACCACATCTAG
- the si:dkey-96f10.1 gene encoding 6-phosphofructo-2-kinase/fructose-2,6-bisphosphatase isoform X5, with protein MSLKHTELTQNPLQKIWVPWMSSKLNRRRGSSVPQFTNSPTMIVMVGLPARGKTYISKKLTRYLNWIGVPTKVFNVGQYRRDAVRTYKNFEFFRPDNEEAMKIRRACALSALKDVGTYFMLEHGQVAVFDATNTTRERREVILSYAKDNGYKVFFIESICDDPEIIAENIKQVKLSSPDYTDCDKEEAVADFLKRIECYKVTYVPLDDDKDSHLSYIKIFNVGSRYLVNRVQDHIQSRIVYYLMNIHVTPRTIYLCRHGESELNLLGRIGGDSGLSRNGSKFAAALGRYIKSQNIPDLKVWTSHMKRTIQTAEALGVPYEQWKALNEIDAGVCEELTYEEIQANYPEEFALRDQDKYRYRYPKGESYEDLVQRLEPVIMELERQENVLVTCHQAVMRCLLAYFLDKSAEELPYLKCPLHTVLKLTPVAYGCKVESVFLNVEAVNTHRGRPAVSAWDRVDESS; from the exons atgtccctcaaacacacagagcTGACACAGAATCCGCTGCAGAAGATATGGGTGCCTTGGATGAGCAGCAAGCTGAACCGCCGGAGGGGGT cctcGGTGCCGCAGTTCACAAACTCGCCCACTATGATCGTGATGGTGGGTCTTCCTGCCAGAGGGAAGACCTACATCTCCAAGAAGCTCACACGCTACCTCAACTGGATAGGGGTCCCCACCAAGG TGTTCAATGTGGGTCAGTATCGGAGGGATGCAGTACGAACTTACAAAAACTTTGAGTTTTTCCGTCCTGACAATGAAGAGGCCATGAAGATTCGCAG agCATGTGCTCTTTCTGCTCTGAAGGATGTTGGGACTTATTTCATGCTGGAGCATGGACAGGTGGCG GTGTTTgatgccaccaacaccactcgGGAAAGAAGGGAGGTCATTCTCAGCTATGCCAAAGACAATGGGTACAAG GTCTTCTTCATAGAGTCTATTTGTGATGATCCTGAAATCATCGCTGAGAACATCAAG CAAGTGAAGCTCAGCAGCCCAGATTATACCGACTGTGACAAGGAGGAGGCGGTGGCTGACTTCCTGAAGAGGATCGAGTGCTACAAAGTCACCTACGTCCCCCTGGACGACgacaaagacag TCACCTGTCCTATATAAAGATCTTTAACGTGGGATCTCGGTACCTGGTCAACCGGGTGCAGGACCACATCCAGAGCCGGATTGTGTACTACCTTATGAACATCCACGTCACACCGCGCACCATCTACTTGTGTCGCCACGGTGAGAGCGAGCTCAACCTCCTGGGCCGGATTGGTGGGGACTCGGGGCTGTCTCGGAATGGTAGCAAG TTTGCTGCTGCCCTTGGGAGGTATATCAAAAGTCAGAACATCCCAGACCTGAAGGTTTGGACGAGTCACATGAAACGCACCATTCAGACAGCAGAGGCCCTGGGTGTTCCCTATGAGCAGTGGAAAGCGCTCAATGAAATAGATGCG GGCGTGTGTGAGGAGCTGACCTATGAGGAGATCCAGGCGAACTACCCCGAGGAATTTGCCCTGAGGGACCAGGACAAGTACCGCTACCGCTACCCcaagggagag TCATATGAGGACTTGGTGCAACGGCTGGAGCCGGTCATCATGGAGCTGGAGCGGCAGGAGAACGTGCTGGTGACCTGCCATCAGGCCGTCATGCGCTGCCTGCTCGCTTACTTCCTCGATAAGAGCGCAG AGGAGCTGCCCTACCTGAAGTGTCCCCTACACACAGTCCTGAAGCTCACACCAGTCGCTTACG GGTGTAAGGTGGAGTCTGTGTTTCTGAACGTGGAGGCTGTGAACACCCATAGAGGCAGGCCTGCGGTGAGTGCCTGGGACAGGGTGGATGAGAGCTCGTAG
- the si:dkey-96f10.1 gene encoding 6-phosphofructo-2-kinase/fructose-2,6-bisphosphatase isoform X2, with product MNVTLITQAMAEPPCIGERVPRFQRPHASVPQFTNSPTMIVMVGLPARGKTYISKKLTRYLNWIGVPTKVFNVGQYRRDAVRTYKNFEFFRPDNEEAMKIRRACALSALKDVGTYFMLEHGQVAVFDATNTTRERREVILSYAKDNGYKVFFIESICDDPEIIAENIKQVKLSSPDYTDCDKEEAVADFLKRIECYKVTYVPLDDDKDSHLSYIKIFNVGSRYLVNRVQDHIQSRIVYYLMNIHVTPRTIYLCRHGESELNLLGRIGGDSGLSRNGSKFAAALGRYIKSQNIPDLKVWTSHMKRTIQTAEALGVPYEQWKALNEIDAGVCEELTYEEIQANYPEEFALRDQDKYRYRYPKGESYEDLVQRLEPVIMELERQENVLVTCHQAVMRCLLAYFLDKSAEELPYLKCPLHTVLKLTPVAYGCKVESVFLNVEAVNTHRGRPAGDEPMCSLVSPYRHTRAKPMASPTPTRAPRLQDLGVTSLSLQNVDIDREPEEALVTVPDHI from the exons ATGAACGTAACGCTTATTACGCAAGCAATGGCCGAGCCCCCCTGTATCGGTGAACGAGTGCCGCGTTTCCAGCGTCCACATG cctcGGTGCCGCAGTTCACAAACTCGCCCACTATGATCGTGATGGTGGGTCTTCCTGCCAGAGGGAAGACCTACATCTCCAAGAAGCTCACACGCTACCTCAACTGGATAGGGGTCCCCACCAAGG TGTTCAATGTGGGTCAGTATCGGAGGGATGCAGTACGAACTTACAAAAACTTTGAGTTTTTCCGTCCTGACAATGAAGAGGCCATGAAGATTCGCAG agCATGTGCTCTTTCTGCTCTGAAGGATGTTGGGACTTATTTCATGCTGGAGCATGGACAGGTGGCG GTGTTTgatgccaccaacaccactcgGGAAAGAAGGGAGGTCATTCTCAGCTATGCCAAAGACAATGGGTACAAG GTCTTCTTCATAGAGTCTATTTGTGATGATCCTGAAATCATCGCTGAGAACATCAAG CAAGTGAAGCTCAGCAGCCCAGATTATACCGACTGTGACAAGGAGGAGGCGGTGGCTGACTTCCTGAAGAGGATCGAGTGCTACAAAGTCACCTACGTCCCCCTGGACGACgacaaagacag TCACCTGTCCTATATAAAGATCTTTAACGTGGGATCTCGGTACCTGGTCAACCGGGTGCAGGACCACATCCAGAGCCGGATTGTGTACTACCTTATGAACATCCACGTCACACCGCGCACCATCTACTTGTGTCGCCACGGTGAGAGCGAGCTCAACCTCCTGGGCCGGATTGGTGGGGACTCGGGGCTGTCTCGGAATGGTAGCAAG TTTGCTGCTGCCCTTGGGAGGTATATCAAAAGTCAGAACATCCCAGACCTGAAGGTTTGGACGAGTCACATGAAACGCACCATTCAGACAGCAGAGGCCCTGGGTGTTCCCTATGAGCAGTGGAAAGCGCTCAATGAAATAGATGCG GGCGTGTGTGAGGAGCTGACCTATGAGGAGATCCAGGCGAACTACCCCGAGGAATTTGCCCTGAGGGACCAGGACAAGTACCGCTACCGCTACCCcaagggagag TCATATGAGGACTTGGTGCAACGGCTGGAGCCGGTCATCATGGAGCTGGAGCGGCAGGAGAACGTGCTGGTGACCTGCCATCAGGCCGTCATGCGCTGCCTGCTCGCTTACTTCCTCGATAAGAGCGCAG AGGAGCTGCCCTACCTGAAGTGTCCCCTACACACAGTCCTGAAGCTCACACCAGTCGCTTACG GGTGTAAGGTGGAGTCTGTGTTTCTGAACGTGGAGGCTGTGAACACCCATAGAGGCAGGCCTGCG GGCGATGAGCCCATGTGCTCCCTCGTGTCCCCCTACCGCCACACTCGGGCCAAGCCCATGGCaagccccacccccaccagaGCCCCGCGCCTGCAGGACCTGGGGGTCACCAGTCTAAGTCTGCAG AACGTGGACATCGACAGAGAGCCCGAGGAGGCACTTGTGACCGTTCCAGACCACATCTAG
- the si:dkey-96f10.1 gene encoding 6-phosphofructo-2-kinase/fructose-2,6-bisphosphatase isoform X3 produces the protein MAQTPIKRQVRKRMRCESTASVPQFTNSPTMIVMVGLPARGKTYISKKLTRYLNWIGVPTKVFNVGQYRRDAVRTYKNFEFFRPDNEEAMKIRRACALSALKDVGTYFMLEHGQVAVFDATNTTRERREVILSYAKDNGYKVFFIESICDDPEIIAENIKQVKLSSPDYTDCDKEEAVADFLKRIECYKVTYVPLDDDKDSHLSYIKIFNVGSRYLVNRVQDHIQSRIVYYLMNIHVTPRTIYLCRHGESELNLLGRIGGDSGLSRNGSKFAAALGRYIKSQNIPDLKVWTSHMKRTIQTAEALGVPYEQWKALNEIDAGVCEELTYEEIQANYPEEFALRDQDKYRYRYPKGESYEDLVQRLEPVIMELERQENVLVTCHQAVMRCLLAYFLDKSAEELPYLKCPLHTVLKLTPVAYGCKVESVFLNVEAVNTHRGRPAGDEPMCSLVSPYRHTRAKPMASPTPTRAPRLQDLGVTSLSLQNVDIDREPEEALVTVPDHI, from the exons ATGGCTCAAACGCCTATTAAACGGCAAGTTCGAAAACGTATGCGGTGCGAGAGCACAG cctcGGTGCCGCAGTTCACAAACTCGCCCACTATGATCGTGATGGTGGGTCTTCCTGCCAGAGGGAAGACCTACATCTCCAAGAAGCTCACACGCTACCTCAACTGGATAGGGGTCCCCACCAAGG TGTTCAATGTGGGTCAGTATCGGAGGGATGCAGTACGAACTTACAAAAACTTTGAGTTTTTCCGTCCTGACAATGAAGAGGCCATGAAGATTCGCAG agCATGTGCTCTTTCTGCTCTGAAGGATGTTGGGACTTATTTCATGCTGGAGCATGGACAGGTGGCG GTGTTTgatgccaccaacaccactcgGGAAAGAAGGGAGGTCATTCTCAGCTATGCCAAAGACAATGGGTACAAG GTCTTCTTCATAGAGTCTATTTGTGATGATCCTGAAATCATCGCTGAGAACATCAAG CAAGTGAAGCTCAGCAGCCCAGATTATACCGACTGTGACAAGGAGGAGGCGGTGGCTGACTTCCTGAAGAGGATCGAGTGCTACAAAGTCACCTACGTCCCCCTGGACGACgacaaagacag TCACCTGTCCTATATAAAGATCTTTAACGTGGGATCTCGGTACCTGGTCAACCGGGTGCAGGACCACATCCAGAGCCGGATTGTGTACTACCTTATGAACATCCACGTCACACCGCGCACCATCTACTTGTGTCGCCACGGTGAGAGCGAGCTCAACCTCCTGGGCCGGATTGGTGGGGACTCGGGGCTGTCTCGGAATGGTAGCAAG TTTGCTGCTGCCCTTGGGAGGTATATCAAAAGTCAGAACATCCCAGACCTGAAGGTTTGGACGAGTCACATGAAACGCACCATTCAGACAGCAGAGGCCCTGGGTGTTCCCTATGAGCAGTGGAAAGCGCTCAATGAAATAGATGCG GGCGTGTGTGAGGAGCTGACCTATGAGGAGATCCAGGCGAACTACCCCGAGGAATTTGCCCTGAGGGACCAGGACAAGTACCGCTACCGCTACCCcaagggagag TCATATGAGGACTTGGTGCAACGGCTGGAGCCGGTCATCATGGAGCTGGAGCGGCAGGAGAACGTGCTGGTGACCTGCCATCAGGCCGTCATGCGCTGCCTGCTCGCTTACTTCCTCGATAAGAGCGCAG AGGAGCTGCCCTACCTGAAGTGTCCCCTACACACAGTCCTGAAGCTCACACCAGTCGCTTACG GGTGTAAGGTGGAGTCTGTGTTTCTGAACGTGGAGGCTGTGAACACCCATAGAGGCAGGCCTGCG GGCGATGAGCCCATGTGCTCCCTCGTGTCCCCCTACCGCCACACTCGGGCCAAGCCCATGGCaagccccacccccaccagaGCCCCGCGCCTGCAGGACCTGGGGGTCACCAGTCTAAGTCTGCAG AACGTGGACATCGACAGAGAGCCCGAGGAGGCACTTGTGACCGTTCCAGACCACATCTAG
- the si:dkey-96f10.1 gene encoding 6-phosphofructo-2-kinase/fructose-2,6-bisphosphatase isoform X4, translated as MSLKHTELTQNPLQKIWVPWMSSKLNRRRGSSVPQFTNSPTMIVMVGLPARGKTYISKKLTRYLNWIGVPTKVFNVGQYRRDAVRTYKNFEFFRPDNEEAMKIRRACALSALKDVGTYFMLEHGQVAVFDATNTTRERREVILSYAKDNGYKVFFIESICDDPEIIAENIKQVKLSSPDYTDCDKEEAVADFLKRIECYKVTYVPLDDDKDSHLSYIKIFNVGSRYLVNRVQDHIQSRIVYYLMNIHVTPRTIYLCRHGESELNLLGRIGGDSGLSRNGSKFAAALGRYIKSQNIPDLKVWTSHMKRTIQTAEALGVPYEQWKALNEIDAGVCEELTYEEIQANYPEEFALRDQDKYRYRYPKGESYEDLVQRLEPVIMELERQENVLVTCHQAVMRCLLAYFLDKSAEELPYLKCPLHTVLKLTPVAYGCKVESVFLNVEAVNTHRGRPANVDIDREPEEALVTVPDHI; from the exons atgtccctcaaacacacagagcTGACACAGAATCCGCTGCAGAAGATATGGGTGCCTTGGATGAGCAGCAAGCTGAACCGCCGGAGGGGGT cctcGGTGCCGCAGTTCACAAACTCGCCCACTATGATCGTGATGGTGGGTCTTCCTGCCAGAGGGAAGACCTACATCTCCAAGAAGCTCACACGCTACCTCAACTGGATAGGGGTCCCCACCAAGG TGTTCAATGTGGGTCAGTATCGGAGGGATGCAGTACGAACTTACAAAAACTTTGAGTTTTTCCGTCCTGACAATGAAGAGGCCATGAAGATTCGCAG agCATGTGCTCTTTCTGCTCTGAAGGATGTTGGGACTTATTTCATGCTGGAGCATGGACAGGTGGCG GTGTTTgatgccaccaacaccactcgGGAAAGAAGGGAGGTCATTCTCAGCTATGCCAAAGACAATGGGTACAAG GTCTTCTTCATAGAGTCTATTTGTGATGATCCTGAAATCATCGCTGAGAACATCAAG CAAGTGAAGCTCAGCAGCCCAGATTATACCGACTGTGACAAGGAGGAGGCGGTGGCTGACTTCCTGAAGAGGATCGAGTGCTACAAAGTCACCTACGTCCCCCTGGACGACgacaaagacag TCACCTGTCCTATATAAAGATCTTTAACGTGGGATCTCGGTACCTGGTCAACCGGGTGCAGGACCACATCCAGAGCCGGATTGTGTACTACCTTATGAACATCCACGTCACACCGCGCACCATCTACTTGTGTCGCCACGGTGAGAGCGAGCTCAACCTCCTGGGCCGGATTGGTGGGGACTCGGGGCTGTCTCGGAATGGTAGCAAG TTTGCTGCTGCCCTTGGGAGGTATATCAAAAGTCAGAACATCCCAGACCTGAAGGTTTGGACGAGTCACATGAAACGCACCATTCAGACAGCAGAGGCCCTGGGTGTTCCCTATGAGCAGTGGAAAGCGCTCAATGAAATAGATGCG GGCGTGTGTGAGGAGCTGACCTATGAGGAGATCCAGGCGAACTACCCCGAGGAATTTGCCCTGAGGGACCAGGACAAGTACCGCTACCGCTACCCcaagggagag TCATATGAGGACTTGGTGCAACGGCTGGAGCCGGTCATCATGGAGCTGGAGCGGCAGGAGAACGTGCTGGTGACCTGCCATCAGGCCGTCATGCGCTGCCTGCTCGCTTACTTCCTCGATAAGAGCGCAG AGGAGCTGCCCTACCTGAAGTGTCCCCTACACACAGTCCTGAAGCTCACACCAGTCGCTTACG GGTGTAAGGTGGAGTCTGTGTTTCTGAACGTGGAGGCTGTGAACACCCATAGAGGCAGGCCTGCG AACGTGGACATCGACAGAGAGCCCGAGGAGGCACTTGTGACCGTTCCAGACCACATCTAG
- the si:dkey-96f10.1 gene encoding 6-phosphofructo-2-kinase/fructose-2,6-bisphosphatase isoform X6 gives MAQTPIKRQVRKRMRCESTASVPQFTNSPTMIVMVGLPARGKTYISKKLTRYLNWIGVPTKVFNVGQYRRDAVRTYKNFEFFRPDNEEAMKIRRACALSALKDVGTYFMLEHGQVAVFDATNTTRERREVILSYAKDNGYKVFFIESICDDPEIIAENIKQVKLSSPDYTDCDKEEAVADFLKRIECYKVTYVPLDDDKDSHLSYIKIFNVGSRYLVNRVQDHIQSRIVYYLMNIHVTPRTIYLCRHGESELNLLGRIGGDSGLSRNGSKFAAALGRYIKSQNIPDLKVWTSHMKRTIQTAEALGVPYEQWKALNEIDAGVCEELTYEEIQANYPEEFALRDQDKYRYRYPKGESYEDLVQRLEPVIMELERQENVLVTCHQAVMRCLLAYFLDKSAEELPYLKCPLHTVLKLTPVAYGCKVESVFLNVEAVNTHRGRPANVDIDREPEEALVTVPDHI, from the exons ATGGCTCAAACGCCTATTAAACGGCAAGTTCGAAAACGTATGCGGTGCGAGAGCACAG cctcGGTGCCGCAGTTCACAAACTCGCCCACTATGATCGTGATGGTGGGTCTTCCTGCCAGAGGGAAGACCTACATCTCCAAGAAGCTCACACGCTACCTCAACTGGATAGGGGTCCCCACCAAGG TGTTCAATGTGGGTCAGTATCGGAGGGATGCAGTACGAACTTACAAAAACTTTGAGTTTTTCCGTCCTGACAATGAAGAGGCCATGAAGATTCGCAG agCATGTGCTCTTTCTGCTCTGAAGGATGTTGGGACTTATTTCATGCTGGAGCATGGACAGGTGGCG GTGTTTgatgccaccaacaccactcgGGAAAGAAGGGAGGTCATTCTCAGCTATGCCAAAGACAATGGGTACAAG GTCTTCTTCATAGAGTCTATTTGTGATGATCCTGAAATCATCGCTGAGAACATCAAG CAAGTGAAGCTCAGCAGCCCAGATTATACCGACTGTGACAAGGAGGAGGCGGTGGCTGACTTCCTGAAGAGGATCGAGTGCTACAAAGTCACCTACGTCCCCCTGGACGACgacaaagacag TCACCTGTCCTATATAAAGATCTTTAACGTGGGATCTCGGTACCTGGTCAACCGGGTGCAGGACCACATCCAGAGCCGGATTGTGTACTACCTTATGAACATCCACGTCACACCGCGCACCATCTACTTGTGTCGCCACGGTGAGAGCGAGCTCAACCTCCTGGGCCGGATTGGTGGGGACTCGGGGCTGTCTCGGAATGGTAGCAAG TTTGCTGCTGCCCTTGGGAGGTATATCAAAAGTCAGAACATCCCAGACCTGAAGGTTTGGACGAGTCACATGAAACGCACCATTCAGACAGCAGAGGCCCTGGGTGTTCCCTATGAGCAGTGGAAAGCGCTCAATGAAATAGATGCG GGCGTGTGTGAGGAGCTGACCTATGAGGAGATCCAGGCGAACTACCCCGAGGAATTTGCCCTGAGGGACCAGGACAAGTACCGCTACCGCTACCCcaagggagag TCATATGAGGACTTGGTGCAACGGCTGGAGCCGGTCATCATGGAGCTGGAGCGGCAGGAGAACGTGCTGGTGACCTGCCATCAGGCCGTCATGCGCTGCCTGCTCGCTTACTTCCTCGATAAGAGCGCAG AGGAGCTGCCCTACCTGAAGTGTCCCCTACACACAGTCCTGAAGCTCACACCAGTCGCTTACG GGTGTAAGGTGGAGTCTGTGTTTCTGAACGTGGAGGCTGTGAACACCCATAGAGGCAGGCCTGCG AACGTGGACATCGACAGAGAGCCCGAGGAGGCACTTGTGACCGTTCCAGACCACATCTAG